The Candidatus Neomarinimicrobiota bacterium genome segment ACTGCGTTCAGATCCAAAGAAAACAGCTTAACCAACTGTCTAAATTTCTTCTCAGAAATATGGGAACGCTTAACATACTTGTTTCTCATTGTCATACAAGAATTTACAGCCTTTTGTCTTATGCATTCTAGTCATGACCCTATATTATTTAATTCGGATTCGGAAATTTCATCCCCTTCTGCAATTGGGTTAAAAAGAAAAACGTCTTCAGATATTCTGAAGACGTTTCCATTTTCCAATTCAATAATCCGGTGGTTATTTTTCACCTGGACCTTAGTGATTTTAAGATTTCTTTTTGGCACGCTTCTTTTCCGGCATACCAAGAAAATTCCTAACAGCCTTTACGATTTTTTCGCGGATATCCTCATTATCTTTCAGAAATTCTTTCGAATTTTCTCGCCCTTGACCAATCTTAGATCCATCAAAAGAAAACCACGCACCCATTTTCTGAACAATATCACCGGCAACTGCAAGATCAAGAATATCGCCTAAATATGAAATACCTTGACCATACATGATGTCTAGTTCTGTATTCTTAAACGGAGGCGCAACCTTGTTTTTGACAACCTTTACTCTTACCCGATTGCCAACAGGATCTTGTCCTTCTTTGATGGTTGCAATACGTCGGATATCCATTCTAATTGAGGTGTAAAATTTCAAAGCGCGTCCTCCGGGAGTTGTTTCCGGGCTTCCGTACATTACACCAATTTTTTCTCGAATTTGATTGATGAAAATGACACAAGTATTTGAACGCTTTACTGTCCCAGTCAACTTCCGTAGCGCCTGAGACATTAATCTTGCCTGCAAACCAACATGAGAATCACCCATT includes the following:
- a CDS encoding IS1595 family transposase translates to MTMRNKYVKRSHISEKKFRQLVKLFSLDLNAV
- the recA gene encoding recombinase RecA; the protein is MATTTKKTKSLELAIAQIDKQYGQGSIMKLGTDQPKIMDNVISTGALSLDAALGVGGVPRGRIIEIYGPESSGKTTLALHILAEAQKEGGNAAFIDAEHALDPAYSAQLGVNVKDLLISQPDNGEQALEITETLVRSGALDIIVIDSVAALVPRAEIEGEMGDSHVGLQARLMSQALRKLTGTVKRSNTCVIFINQIREKIGVMYGSPETTPGGRALKFYTSIRMDIRRIATIKEGQDPVGNRVRVKVVKNKVAPPFKNTELDIMYGQGISYLGDILDLAVAGDIVQKMGAWFSFDGSKIGQGRENSKEFLKDNEDIREKIVKAVRNFLGMPEKKRAKKKS